The Pseudochaenichthys georgianus chromosome 24, fPseGeo1.2, whole genome shotgun sequence genome includes a region encoding these proteins:
- the LOC117439653 gene encoding uncharacterized protein, with product MIRPAPEELKPLLQAVNTLVISTAECEHNSSIILTPSLSSKCGFAIKKDHLGNAVIYASVQNCFAQNVDDKAFTTKLGLRLQSDNVVDEFYLVEETCYYSSWASREIICRPNYMEVSVKKAAPNDYNLPAYPYSDPRKAAEQPMDAGFRIATVVFLTPEERVMQVDEAQRNGYGISSTLTRLVLRSPNPSRETYTKDVAGVPMTVLSTSIIFEKTKLTTQLYAGAACPQAQGGVFFTETSIRWFLPRRIAPLICPKHFRLLEVNMGVNGRKLEASEISARSYSLTLDNLYVIVEIPIGAAGCQIKSHVQDGQYFTSYMNELMLELLWTEDDTNEDTRYKVFLPVETPLQLQPPQVIDATVPKEMMFKASIGPVGYDVMLKNIRSPYEVLSLADCFARGFKVFDNMSPNGCSKVYTVEVPFTDRVVGQMKEMGVTMYTLYLTFGFLVLPKHAPFTATAYLRAKLEDIGLYPWIRGIHNKTSTVVSKYFPPSADPPSVAPPSVAPPSIAPASISGSCDDKNFYVLVKYGTKGFNFQTIMGKRMLNESLAQQYGIMENDTHFSLIVPSSAADATVEAVASSSIKSRLDVTLRYPKTNKTIQDFSLACNFVTKLIECFPNGTITAMAITLESVPSLNPRRLTLRDPACGPTYSNDQYAYFVFTANSCGTTRKFLPNMMLYENEISITDELELGKLSQSKEPEFEILDDSYSAFHRVEDDPITKYLQQPLYFEVELMGSYNPKVSLELAHCWATLEEDKMSLPQWDLIVNSCANSRDPHPVIFHSGLPKGRVHYPSNFKRFEVPMFAFAEDKDNLNRQVFVHCEVVICDVRNPVDVQCSDQDNTMKGQKLAVSDDPGFKSVTSGPIIIMCS from the exons ATAACTCTTCAATCATCCTCACGCCAAGTTTATCTTCTAAGTGTGGCTTCGCCATCAAGAAAGACCACCTGGGAAACGCTGTGATTTATGCCTCCGTCCAAaactgttttgctcaaaatgtg GATGATAAAGCATTCACAACAAAACTAGGTCTGCGGCTACAATCTGACAATGTGGTAGACGAGTTTTACCTGGTGGAAGAAACTTGCTactactcttcctgggcctccCGGGAAATTATCTGTAGACCCAACTACATGGAG GTGTCTGTGAAAAAAGCAGCTCCAAATGATTATAACCTGCCTGCATACCCCTACTCGGATCCCCGAAAAGCTGCTGAG CAGCCCATGGACGCAGGCTTCAGAATCGCCACAGTGGTGTTCCTCACTCCTGAGGAGAGGGTCATGCAGGTGGACGAAGCCCAGAGAAATGGTTATGGGATCTCAAGCACTCTTACCAGGCTGGTTCTGCGAAGCCCAAATCCTTCACGTGAAACATACACCAAGGAT GTAGCAGGTGTGCCGATGACTGTGCTCAGCACCTCGATTATATTTGAGAAGACGAAGCTGACGACTCAACTTTATGCAGGAGCAGCTTGTCCTCAAGCTCAGG GTGGGGTTTTCTTTACTGAAACCTCAATCCGCTGGTTCCTGCCGAGGCGCATTGCCCCTCTGATTTGCCCGAAACACTTCAGActgttggaggtgaacatgggCGTCAATGGGAGGAAGCTCGAAGCTTCAGAGATATCGGCCAGAAGCTATTCCCTGACTCTCGATAACCTTTACGTCATTGTTGAAATTCCTATTGGGGCTGCTGGTTGCCAGATCAAG AGTCATGTCCAGGATGGTCAGTACTTCACTTCTTATATGAATGAGCTGATGCTCGAGTTGCTCTGGACTGAAGACGACACTAATGAGGACACGAGATACAAAGTCTTCCTCCCCGTCGAGACCCCCCTGCAGCTTCAACCTCCACAAGTCATTGACG CCACTGTTCCCAAGGAGATGATGTTTAAGGCGTCGATTGGGCCGGTGGGCTATGATGTAATGCTAAAGAACATCAGGTCCCCCTATGAGGTTTTGTCCTTGGCCGACTGCTTTGCCAGAGGCTTTAAAGTCTTTGACAACATGTCCCCTAACGGCTGCTCTAAGGTCTATACTGTTGAAGTGCCCTTCACGGACCGTGTCGTAGGACAAATG AAAGAAATGGGGGTTACAATGTACACCCTTTATCTGACCTTTGGCTTCCTGGTCCTGCCAAAGCATGCTCCATTTACTGCCACTGCTTATCTGAGAGCTAAACTGGAAGACATAGGTCTGTACCCATGGATAAGAGGAATTCATAACAAAACGAGCACAGTTGTTTCAAAGTATTTTCCTCCCTCTGCAGATCCTCCGTCTGTAGCTCCTCCCTCTGTAGCTCCTCCCTCTATAGCTCCTGCCTCTATCTCAGGTAGCTGTGATGATAAGAATTTCTATGTCCTCGTGAAATACGGGACCAAAGGATTCAACTTTCAGACCATAATGGGAAAACGAATGCTGAACGAGAGCCTGGCTCAGCAGTACGGCATCATGGAGAACGACACACATTTCAGTTTGATTGTACCATCTTCTGCAGCTGATGCTACGGTCGAG GCTGTTGCGTCGTCATCCATCAAGAGCAGACTGGATGTGACTCTGAGATATCCGAAGACCAACAAAACTATCCAAGACTTCTCCTTGGCTTGCAACTTCGTCACAAAGCTGATTG AGTGTTTCCCTAATGGGACCATCACGGCTATGGCTATAACCCTGGAGTCTGTTCCCAGTCTGAACCCCCGACGGCTCACCCTCAGAGACCCCGCCTGTGGTCCCACATACAGCAACGACCAGTACGCTTATTTTGTCTTCACTGCAAACTCCTGTGGGACGACCAGAAAG TTTTTGCCCAatatgatgctgtatgagaatgaAATCTCCATCACAGATGAACTTGAATTGGGAAAGCTGTCACAGTCGAAGGAGCCGGAGTTTGA GATTTTGG ACGACTCCTACAGTGCGTTTCACCGCGTAGAGGACGATCCCATCACAAAGTACCTACAACAGCCGCTGTATTTCGAGGTGGAACTGATGGGATCTTACAACCCTAAAGTATCTCTTGAGCTGGCGCACTGCTGGGCGACGCTGGAGGAGGACAAGATGTCCCTCCCTCAATGGGACCTCATTGTTAACAG TTGTGCAAACTCAAGGGACCCGCACCCAGTGATCTTCCACTCTGGTTTGCCTAAGGGCAGAGTTCATTATCCTTCCAACTTCAAGCGGTTTGAGGTCCCTATGTTTGCCTTTGCTGAAGACAAGGATAACTTGAACCGCCAG GTCTTTGTCCACTGTGAGGTGGTCATCTGTGATGTTAGAAATCCAGTGGATGTGCAGTGTTCAGACCAGGACAACACGATGAAGG GTCAAAAACTTGCCGTTTCAGATGACCCTGGTTTCAAAAGCGTGACTTCGGGACCAATCATTATAATGTGCTCCTAA